Part of the Lolium rigidum isolate FL_2022 chromosome 6, APGP_CSIRO_Lrig_0.1, whole genome shotgun sequence genome, CCTTAACGGAGGACACAAGGGAGTTGTAGGAACCACCAAGGCCATTGAGGATATAGCCAGCCATCTCATCTTCTTCAATGGGTTTCCCAATAGCGGCGAGCTACAAGAAAAATCCTTTCATCTTGGCAAAAAATTGTGCCATAGCcatatcatttttatttttattattgagagCACCTTGCATACAATTGATCTTCGTCTACAATACTGAGGCAAACAAGTTGGTGATCACAGTCCGAACCTTGGTGGTGGTCTCAAGCCCAACAAATATGGGCGAGAATTTCTAGCGACCACGAGTTGATGATGAACCTGTGCACTGTAACTTCCCTAGTGATCCACACAGTCTAGGCAATATTCAGGACTAAGATCTTCTTCTTGTCTACATCCTCAACCGCCAGAGTCTTCACCGGCACGACGTCGGTTCGACCGAGCAATCTGGGGACCTTAGCGCCACAAAGGGGTTGAAAGACTAGGTCCTTCCAAAAGAGAAGATGGAGTACGAGCAGGCTAACCTTATAGGCATTCTGGGGCCTATTCCTTTGCCAGCGACGCGCCTAACACATATATAGGCCTTCTAGAGAATATCATGAGGACTCGTTGGTGTTCATGTCCGTTTGTGTGGATACATGTGTGACCCTATGTTTCTCATCATCAACGACTGATTGATGCGCTGGGGTGTTTGTTCTTAGCACGACAACTTTTGACGGTGTCCTTTATAACAAGGTTCACCAAACTCTAGTGATGGAGGGACAATGACGGCAGTGCACCTTTGCATCGCTCCTTGCTTCTAGTCAATCGTTAGGTGGTTTAAGGACTTCATTGTATTTTTTGTTACTTATGGGGGTCTTTGTACTGCTCTTGGCTATATCTAAAAGACTAGAGGATGCTTTTGGACAGAAACGATAATCCCTACATCACAAAATTGAAGCCATGTACCTTTGACTAGATTATTCATTACTTAGACGTAGATGCCTTTTAGTCCATAAGACTTGTTCATAAGGGCATGTGCAATTGGTAGGATGCATTTTCTGTTTTTGTCATCCTAGCAATAGATGAGAATCAATTAAATTTTAGAAGGAAATTAGGTTGACAAGAGAAGACAAATGGTACAATAGAGAAAATAGTTTTCAATAAGAGATCATTCCTTAGCTAAACGACGGTAGCATTCTCTATGTTCAATCTCTCcttcaactaagcaaaaatcttaCGTACCTACCTTAAGGAAAGACTAACGTCACCCCATTGTATATCTGTAGCAAATTTTCTTAAGTCTAGcatttctcttttgattttgtTATTTTCTTCTTGGATATGACGGTGACACGATATACATGGTTTAGTTTAAACTATCATAGTTCTTGGGAAGGAAAACAAATAGCCACCACCAGTCCACCACATGCATGTGCATCACCATGCATCGACACACGAGCTCTTAAAATAAATCAGGTAAGCACAATCAGAAAACTAAATGATTTGATGTCTACATATTTACTGCCCATATTATGGACCCCCAATTGCGAGGTAGCTATTGGAGCGACCCAATGGAAATTAGCCATGTGGCAGCGgataaaagtgaaaaaaaaaaatcgaagctGCCATCCCACCGTCCATTTAGAAATCAAACAGTTAACGTTGATACGTGCGCGGCGACACGTAACCTAACGTCTGCGCGATAATATCTTAATTCGCATATTATTTGTTAGCTAGAATCAGATCGGAATCACGAGCGTACATTGTAGCCGTTGGCAACTCGACCTCAGAGTTGACTACCTACACCGCTAGAGAGACAGACGGGTCTTAATCGCAAGATCACATTACAGCAGTCCGTGTTTACAGTATAGTAGCTTGAAGAATTGTTGTTAAGTCACTTTCTCTGCATGTATGTGCATGTTAGAATACAGTCCGGCCGGCGGCCCACTTGACATTATCTTCCGATATTGAAACGCAGTTCTTAGCATGACGCTGATGTGTGGTTTGATTGAGCTCCGTATTTTATGttccaaataaataaaattacagCTGAAAATTTCACCCGAGCGTCTTAGGAATTACAATCCCTATTAGTActagaccatcaaccttcaagggATCTTAATCATCAACGTCCGGCATGGTTGATGTGGTTTCCTCGCAAAAGGAAAAACGTTGGCAAGTTGCAGCCGGCGGCCACCAACCGCGGACTACGTCGACAATGGGGGACAATTACAAGGTACAACACATGGACATACACGTTTGGAGAGGGACTATCTCAAAGAGTTCAGTGAGTTGGGCGTGTATGTGCAAATTAATCACGATTCCCATGTGGTGAGCGTGATTCCAATCAGGCGGGCAATGAACAATGGATGCACGGATACAAGAGCCCTTGATGCATATAGGACATGTTACCCGTATTATTGTCCTTGATCTGCGTAGTCTACTTGCCGTCAGATCAGGATCGCGAGAGTGCACATTTTAGCTGTCAGAGTTGAATAATGGATCATAATTGGTGTACAGCTGAAAGTTTCACCCTGACGTCTCAGGAATTACTAGACATCAACCTTCAAGGGATCTTAATCAGAAACCTTCCATGTTTCCAGCATGGTTGATGGTTTCCctgcaaaagaaaaaggaaaacagccCACAGCTCTTGGCAAGGTAGTCTCGCAGTTGGCTACAGGATAGATACGTATGTTGGGCGACGTATCCTTGCACCCGGCTGCCCTTGCACTTGCACACTACCAAAACGTGGCTCATTTGCACTTGCAACAACATGcttgcagcggcggccatggccaAGATACATGCCGCCGGCCACCAACCGCGCGCGGACCTCGACGTTGACGGGAACAATACAACGTATAACACATGCGGCCGGTGGTCACCATCAAGGGACATCAACGTTTCGAGAGGCCGGGGCTATCGCAAAGGGAGAGCCTCGACCTCGATGCATAGGAAATACTGTCCTTGATCAGCGTAGTCTACTTGCGTCAGATCAGGATCGCAAGAGTGCACATTTTGGCTGTCAGAGTTGACTAACGGATCATAATCACAGCGTAGTAACTGGGAGAATAGTTAATTATAACGTGCTCTGCATGGATGCATGTTAATACAACTCGGCACCCCACTTGATATTCTTTTTTGATGATTGCAGCCCAGTTATTAGCATGAGgctaattcgcaaaaaaaaaagttgttagAATGAGGCTGTCATTTGATTTGATTGGGCTACGTATTTCCCTTAGGTTCCAAAATAAAAACTATTACTAGACCATCAAGAAAATTCACCCTGACGTCTCAGTGATTGCAAACCCTTTTACTAAACCAGCACGTACCCTAGCTACAAGGGATCTTAACCCGAAATCTTCCATGTGTCCAGCATGGTTCATACTGCCAGCAACTAGCAAGCATCACCGGCCGTGCATGGACCGTTCTCTTGTCTAAAACCGTGTCCCGGTAAACAGGATCTCTTATAAAGATCAGGTAAGCATGATCTGATATGTGCGTCGCCTAAAAAAATATGATTATATCTCTGCATACTTACTGCTCATACTATTTTGTTAGCTAGAATCAGATCAGGATCAGAAGCATACATTGTAGCCGTTGGCAACTTGGCTCCAGAGTTGACTACGGGATCAGCGGAGTCCACATGACGCCGGATCAGAATCGCAACAGAGTACATTTGAGGAGCTTTTTACGGTACCCATACGCTAGAGGGACAAACTGATCATAATCACGAAATCCCATTCCAGTATTATTGGTGTTCTACAGCATAGTAGTTCCAAGAATTGTTAATTGCAGTGCAGCTCTGCAGCTAGCCCACTTGACACTCTTTTTCGATAACTGCAGCCCAGTTGTTAGCATGAGGCTGACATATCCGATTTGATTGAGCTGCGTATTTTAGGTTCCGAATAAATAAACTTACAGCAGCAACTTTCACCCGGACCGGACGTCTCAGGAATTACAAACCCTACTATTACTAAACCATCAATCTTCAAAGGATCTTAATCAGAAACCATCCATGTTTCCAGCATGGCTGATGGTttcgcagcaaaaaaaaaaaaaaaaaaaaaaaatcgcccGCAGATAGTTAGCAAGCAGAATGTGATATACGTGCGTGTTGAAGTACGATTATTTGTGTGCATCCATATGTATATGTCAAACCTTGACTTATGTGGCCATCGAACTATCATTTAATCTGCTTGGTTGAGAATGGCTGGCCGGCCTCGTGCGTTGCCGTAAATTGTGGATGACTCAATCTGCCAGCTAACTAAATGAGATCAACCAATCGGAATAGTTTGATACTAGGGGACTAGTATTTTAACACATGCATGCTCGACCTACCGGTAGGTTGGATCTCTCTTCCGCGGCGCTGCTGCTGCTATAAGTACCTATCGGATCTGCGCTTCAGTTCCAACAAGAAGCAAAGCAAGAGTTCGCAAGCTAGCTAGCCAGCTCCCTTGCTAAACACTTACACCGCCTGACGGTCGAGACTTGTGGCCGGCAAGGCAATGGTGGGTGTGGCTAAGATGCCGTCGACGTCGAAGGTTTGGTTAATTGCTGCAGTCTTCATGCTTGGAGCAGCAGTTGGCCTCGCTCAGAACACCCTGCACTACGACTTCTTCGTAAGTCTCCTTCGTGTCATTGCAATATGTACATGCATTTTGGTTGATGCATGTGTCTATACTCTATACTTACGATATCGATCGATCGTATGATTTTGCAGGTGAAGGAGACTACCTACTCAAAGCTCTGCTCGAACAAGAGCTTGCTCACCGTCAACGACATGTTCCCCGGCCCGACCATCACCGCGCGAAAGGGGGATATAGTCATCGTCAACGTGCACAACCAAGGCCCTAAAAACATCACCATCCACTGGTAATTACTAGTCTACATGTCGATCAACATGCTCTGCATATATGCATACCAAACCAATGATAATGATATTTTTTCCAAGAGTACGCCAAAGGGTACCTTTTTTTTTCACAATACGCCAAAGGGTACCTTAATTTTATGTAAAGGCAGAATAATACACAAGAATCATTCCATGAGGCAGATCAACCTAACCAATGAACTTGAAAATGGCATCCGCAGGCACGGCGTGGACCAGCCCCGGAACCCCTGGTATGATGGGCCAGAGTTCATCACACAGTGCCCCATCCAGCCAGGAACCAACTTCACTTACGAGATCCTTCTGTCCGAGGAGGAGGGCACCATCTGGTGGCATGCGCACAGCGGCTTGGATCGTGCCGGCATCCATGGCGCCTTCATCGTTCATCCCAAGAGAGGCACCGAGTACCCCTTCATCAAGAGCACAGAGCTGCACAAGGAGATACCCATCATCCTCGGTATACCTAAAGCTATTGAATATTCTTGATCAATCCAACCAAAATACTGAATTGAGTGACTAATTACGTCTCTGTGATACGCACGCATGCAGGTGAGTGGTGGACCTCCGACCTGAACCTTCAGCTAGAGGAGTACCTGAAGACTGGCGGCGAGATTCATAATTCGAATGCACACACCATCAACGGCGAGCCCGGTGACCTGATGCCGTGTGGAAGGGGGCACGCTTTCAAGGAGGACGTGCTCACCAACAAGACATACCTGCTACGGATCATCAACGCTGGACTCGACAACGACATGTTCTTCGCCGTGGCCGACCACCTTCTCACCGTCGTCGGCACCGACGGCCGCTACTTGAAGGAATTCACCGTCCAAACGCTCATGATCTCGCCGGGACAGACGATGGACGTGCTGCTCAAGACTAAGGAGTTCCCGACCTACCGCCGCTACTACATCGGCTCACGGACGTACTTGTCCAACCCCCGGCTCGCGTTCCAGAACGGCACCGCCACAGCCATCCTGGAGTACCAGGACGCGCCGCGCGCCCGCGGGGGGCCGATGCTCCCCAACCTTCCGAACAACACGGACCACGAAACCGCAATACAGTACACAGCGCAGCTCCGGTCTCTGGCCAGTACGGCGCACCCGGTGGCCGTGCCGGAGGTCATCAACGAGCGCATGATCATCACCCTGGCCGTCAACACTCTCCCATGCGCCGTGGGCGAGACGTGCAGAGGGCCAGGCAACAACTCCCGATTGGCGGCAAGCCTCAACAACGCCAGCTTCGAGGACCCTCACACCGACATCCTAGACGCATACTACTACTCCACCAAAGGCATCTACGAGACAGACTTCCCCAACGTGCCCCCCTTCCTCTTCAACTTCACCAACACTAACGGGTCCAGGAGGTATTGGCCCACAAAGCGCAGCACCAAGGTGAAGGTGCTAGAGTACGGCACCGTCCTGGAGATTGTGTTCCAGGACACCGACATCCTAGGCGCCGAGAACCACCCCATGCACCTGCACGGATTCGCCTTCTACGTGGTAGGGAGAGGTTTGGGGAACTTCAACGCGACCACGGACCCAGCCAAGTACAACTTGATTGACCCTCCGTACCAGAACACGGTCACCGTGCCCACCGCTGGATGGGCCGCCATGCGTTTCAAGGCAGAAAATCCTGGTAAGTTATTTTTAGCTTCATTCTGGGCTTTGACTTTTAGTATCATGTTTCATTCAATGTGTGCTTATACTTTGAATTATGGTCAGGTGTGTGGTTCATGCATTGCCATTTCGATCGGCATACGGTGTTTGGGATGAGCACCACATTTATCGTGAAAGAAGGCACCACTCCGGAATCTAAAATGAGGCCTCGCCCTGCGAGCATGCCAAAGTGTTAGTTGCCCTGGTCGATTTCGGTTGAGGGTAGTAACAATAATAAACATGGTTGTCAATTTGTTTCAACTTCAGTTTCATTGTTTTAAGCAAATGGTCCTATTAGGTAGTGCTGAGGATTGAGCTCTTTTTTCTTCACTAGACAGAAAGAGAAAATGAATATCCCTATTCATTATGTGATGTAATTTCTTCAATTTGTTTCAGCTTCTATCTCTAAATGGTATCAAGTTATGTTTTGTTACGTAACTTTGTTCATTGTCCCCATGagaagatgaagtccatgactAAATATCTAGGACAAATGGATGCGATCTAAACATGACTTGTTTCGTAATTCCCCACTGAGTTTTGTAATAGACGGGACTACCCACTGGACGAGTCCCACTCCTCCAAAGGGGTCTTGTTACAGGGAAGAAACACTGccatctttgtttttttttttttgcgaaactgcCATCTTTGTTGTTGGTGAGAAGAGATTAAAGTCAAGTGGTTAAAGTCACACATCTCGGTTCAACTGTATCTCCTTAAgagttttttataaaaaaaattgtgagctCAACTTCGTAGTAACCCATATATATATGATTAAGGATGGTAGCGCATACTAATTATGTGGATGTAATTTCTTCAATTTGCTTGCCCTTCTATCTCTAATTGAAATCGAGAGATATTTTGGTACGCATCCGGAGCGAATCTACCAGGTAGGCTTCCTAAAGCTGAAGCCTATACCCTCCATTTTTGTTGAAATATTAAAACCTAGATATTCTGGTAGCCATGGATGAGACCTCACAGGTCAACAGCCAGCCAAGCAAGAAGACTGTCGCGTTGCAGGTGAACTGCCCGACGGGGCAAGCAGTGAACGCAGCTGGGCTAGCTGCAAGAGTCTTCAGGTGGGACACTTGACTTAACGCATACGGCCTGTGTACATACATATGGTCCAGAAGCAGCCAACAACTTAACAGGTTTATGAAGCTCACACTGGTGAAAATGCAACACATAGTTACAACTTAGAAAGTGTTAGAAGGCAATTGTACTGAATAAAGCTTCAGTCGTGCGCATAACAATTGATGCTAATTGATCTCTACCTGACAAACATTTCGCGCATGATCAGATGATAAAATATCATACATCGGCAGTGACAAAGAAATCAATATGTTTTCTCCTCTCCTCTACTCGCACATAGACACACCAGAAGTACTATAACTGGAAAAACGTGGTGCCCAGTGCGTATGGCAAAGAGTACAGCATGAAGCCATCAACCTGCATCTGGTAAGGGAATGGCAAATATAAAACAACTACATTGTTACCCTGCAGAACATATGCATTTGAAGCAATGAACAGAAAGCTGCAGTGGCAGTTAACCTATTGACAGGGATGAGAAACACAAATTAAATAATACCATATATAAATGAAGACAGTGTAGCTCACCACAAGACCCCAGGTAACAACTCTTTCAAAGAGCTATTTCAGCCACGGGCTCTCCCTCATCACTTGAAATTCATCTCGTGGGAAAGATATTGTATATGTG contains:
- the LOC124664880 gene encoding putative laccase-9, producing the protein MPSTSKVWLIAAVFMLGAAVGLAQNTLHYDFFVKETTYSKLCSNKSLLTVNDMFPGPTITARKGDIVIVNVHNQGPKNITIHWHGVDQPRNPWYDGPEFITQCPIQPGTNFTYEILLSEEEGTIWWHAHSGLDRAGIHGAFIVHPKRGTEYPFIKSTELHKEIPIILGEWWTSDLNLQLEEYLKTGGEIHNSNAHTINGEPGDLMPCGRGHAFKEDVLTNKTYLLRIINAGLDNDMFFAVADHLLTVVGTDGRYLKEFTVQTLMISPGQTMDVLLKTKEFPTYRRYYIGSRTYLSNPRLAFQNGTATAILEYQDAPRARGGPMLPNLPNNTDHETAIQYTAQLRSLASTAHPVAVPEVINERMIITLAVNTLPCAVGETCRGPGNNSRLAASLNNASFEDPHTDILDAYYYSTKGIYETDFPNVPPFLFNFTNTNGSRRYWPTKRSTKVKVLEYGTVLEIVFQDTDILGAENHPMHLHGFAFYVVGRGLGNFNATTDPAKYNLIDPPYQNTVTVPTAGWAAMRFKAENPGVWFMHCHFDRHTVFGMSTTFIVKEGTTPESKMRPRPASMPKC